The following are encoded together in the Humulus lupulus chromosome 5, drHumLupu1.1, whole genome shotgun sequence genome:
- the LOC133834187 gene encoding cytochrome P450 89A2-like gives MEVSGGSWWWLSLILILIPLFLLKFISKRSPTLPPGPLTIPIIGNLLFLRKSFSQLEPILRNLHAKYGPVVSLRIGTRRAVFIADRVLAHQALIHNGAIFADRPPALPTTKLFNSNQHNISSARYGPTWRLLRRNITSEILHPSRVKSYSSARKWVLDILLKRLEFDAQSDAIGVRVMDHFQYAMFCLLVLMCFGDKLDESKIKEIEAIQRRMLLAFSRFSILNFWLSLTKILFRKRWQDLLQLRDDQREVLVPLINSRKKVGEAKVATNDDDFVLCYVDTLLGLELPEEKRKLDIGEMVSLSSEFLNAGTDTTSTALQWIMANIVKHPQIQGKLYEEIKGVVGNDDGRRVEIEEEDLQKMPYLKAVILEGLRRHPPAHFVVPHAVSEDVVVGGHVVPKKASVNFMVAEMGWDPKVWEDPMAFKPERFLAGDDSKVEFDITGNREIKMMPFGAGRRICPGSGLAMLHLEYFVANLVWKFEWNKVDDDVNLSEVQKFTVVMKNPLHVRLTLRH, from the coding sequence ATGGAAGTCAGTGGCGGTAGTTGGTGGTGGCTCAGCCTCATCCTCATTCTCATCCCTCTCTTCCTTCTCaaattcatttccaaaagaagccCAACCCTCCCTCCCGGACCTCTCACCATTCCCATAATCGGCAACCTCTTATTCCTCCGCAAATCCTTCTCCCAACTCGAGCCCATCCTCCGCAACCTCCACGCCAAGTACGGCCCCGTTGTCTCTCTCCGCATCGGCACCCGCCGCGCCGTCTTCATCGCCGACCGTGTCCTCGCCCACCAGGCCCTCATCCACAACGGTGCCATCTTCGCCGACCGCCCTCCAGCCCTCCCCACCACTAAATTATTCAACAGCAACCAGCATAACATCAGCTCCGCAAGGTACGGCCCAACCTGGCGCCTCCTCCGCCGCAACATAACTTCCGAGATCCTTCATCCTTCGCGGGTCAAGTCCTATTCCAGCGCTCGCAAATGGGTTCTCGATATTCTCCTCAAACGCCTCGAATTCGATGCTCAGAGCGACGCCATTGGTGTTCGCGTAATGGATCACTTCCAGTACGCCATGTTTTGCCTCTTGGTTTTGATGTGCTTCGGTGACAAGCTTGACGAGTCGAAGATCAAAGAAATTGAGGCCATCCAACGTCGAATGCTGCTGGCCTTCTCACGCTTCAGCATACTCAATTTCTGGCTCAGTTTGACCAAAATTCTATTCAGAAAGCGGTGGCAGGATTTGTTGCAGCTCCGCGATGACCAACGTGAGGTTCTGGTGCCCCTCATCAATTCCCGGAAAAAGGTCGGGGAAGCCAAGGTTGCTACCAATGATGATGATTTTGTGCTTTGCTATGTGGATACTTTACTGGGTCTGGAGCTACCAGAGGAAAAGAGGAAGCTTGATATCGGAGAAATGGTGAGCTTGAGCTCCGAGTTTCTGAACGCTGGCACTGATACCACCTCCACGGCACTGCAGTGGATCATGGCCAATATAGTGAAACATCCCCAGATTCAGGGGAAGCTGTATGAGGAGATAAAAGGGGTAGTAGGAAATGATGATGGAAGAAGAGTGGAGATTGAAGAAGAGGATTTGCAGAAGATGCCTTATTTGAAAGCTGTGATATTAGAAGGGCTGAGGCGCCACCCGCCGGCGCACTTTGTGGTGCCGCACGCGGTGAGTGAGGATGTTGTGGTGGGTGGACATGTGGTGCCGAAGAAGGCAAGTGTTAACTTCATGGTGGCGGAGATGGGATGGGACCCCAAGGTGTGGGAGGATCCCATGGCGTTCAAGCCGGAGAGGTTTCTGGCTGGTGATGATAGTAAGGTGGAGTTTGATATAACTGGGAATAGGGAGATAAAGATGATGCCTTTTGGGGCGGGGAGGAGGATATGTCCTGGTTCTGGTCTGGCCATGCTTCATTTGGAGTATTTTGTGGCCAATTTGGTTTGGAAGTTTGAGTGGAATAAGGTTGATGATGATGTTAATTTGTCTGAGGTACAGAAGTTCACTGTCGTCATGAAGAATCCTTTGCATGTGCGCTTGACTCTGAGGCACTAG
- the LOC133834185 gene encoding cytochrome P450 89A2-like has protein sequence MEVSGGWWWLSLCLSLILIPLFLLKFIFKRSPTLPPGPFAIPLIVNIIFLSKSISDLEPILRNLHAKYGPVVSLRIGTRRSVFIADRVLAHQALIHNGAVFADRPAALPTAKIFNSNQHNISSARYGPTWRLLRRNITSEILHPSRVKSYSRARKWVLDVLLKRLESDAQSASVGVRVMDHFQYAMFCLLVLMCFGDKLDESKIKEIETFQRRMMLAFSRFNILNFWPSLTKILFRKQWQQLLQLRDDQREVLAPLINSRKKVEETKVSTCDDDDDFVLCYVDTLLGLELPEEKRKLDIGELVSLSSEFLNAGTDTTSTALQWIMANIVKHPQIQGKIYEEIKGVVGNDDGRRVEIEEEDLQKMPYLKAVILEGLRRHPPAHFVVPHAVSEDAVVGGHVVPKQTRVNFMVAEMGWDPKVWEDPMAFKPERFLVGDDSKVEFDLTGNREIKMMPFGAGRRICPGSGLAMLHLEYFVANLVWKFEWNKVDEVDLSEVQEFTIVMKHPLHARLTPRH, from the coding sequence ATGGAAGTCAGTGGCGGTTGGTGGTGGCTCAGCCTTTGCCTCAGTCTCATCCTTATCCCTCTCTTCCTTCTCAAATTCATTTTCAAAAGAAGCCCAACACTCCCTCCGGGACCCTTCGCCATTCCCTTAATCGTCAACATCATATTCCTCAGCAAATCAATCTCCGACCTCGAGCCCATCCTCCGCAACCTTCACGCCAAGTACGGCCCCGTTGTCTCTCTCCGCATCGGCACCCGCCGCTCCGTCTTCATCGCCGACCGTGTCCTCGCTCACCAAGCCCTCATCCACAACGGCGCCGTATTCGCCGACCGCCCTGCCGCTCTCCCAACTGCTAAAATCTTCAACAGCAACCAGCATAACATCAGCTCCGCCAGGTACGGCCCAACCTGGCGCCTCCTCCGCCGCAACATCACTTCCGAGATCCTCCACCCTTCGCGGGTCAAGTCCTATTCCCGCGCTCGCAAATGGGTTCTCGATGTTCTCCTCAAACGCCTGGAATCCGATGCTCAAAGCGCTTCCGTTGGTGTCCGCGTAATGGATCACTTCCAGTACGCCATGTTTTGCCTCCTGGTCTTGATGTGCTTCGGTGACAAGCTTGACGAGTCAAAGATCAAAGAAATCGAGACCTTCCAACGTCGCATGATGCTGGCCTTCTCACGCTTCAACATACTCAATTTCTGGCCCAGTTTGACCAAAATTCTATTCAGAAAGCAGTGGCAGCAGTTGTTGCAGCTCCGCGATGACCAACGTGAGGTTCTGGCGCCCCTCATCAATTCCCGGAAGAAAGTCGAGGAAACCAAGGTTTCTAcctgtgatgatgatgatgattttgtGCTTTGCTATGTGGATACTTTACTTGGTCTGGAGCTACCAGAGGAGAAGAGGAAACTTGATATAGGGGAACTGGTGAGCTTGAGCTCCGAGTTTCTGAACGCTGGCACTGACACCACCTCCACGGCGCTGCAGTGGATCATGGCCAATATAGTGAAACATCCCCAGATTCAGGGGAAGATTTATGAGGAAATAAAAGGAGTGGTCGGAAATGATGATGGAAGAAGAGTGGAGATTGAAGAGGAGGATTTGCAGAAGATGCCTTATTTGAAAGCTGTGATATTAGAAGGGCTGAGGCGCCACCCGCCGGCGCACTTTGTGGTGCCACACGCAGTGAGTGAGGATGCTGTGGTGGGCGGACATGTGGTGCCGAAGCAGACAAGGGTCAACTTCATGGTGGCGGAGATGGGATGGGACCCCAAGGTGTGGGAGGATCCCATGGCGTTCAAGCCAGAGAGGTTTCTGGTTGGTGATGATAGTAAGGTGGAGTTTGATTTAACTGGGAATAGGGAGATAAAGATGATGCCTTTTGGGGCGGGAAGGAGAATATGCCCTGGTTCTGGTCTGGCCATGCTTCATTTGGAGTATTTTGTGGCCAATTTGGTTTGGAAGTTTGAGTGGAATAAGGTTGATGAAGTTGATTTGTCTGAGGTACAGGAGTTCACCATCGTCATGAAACATCCTTTGCATGCGCGTTTGACTCCGAGGCACTAG